One genomic window of Desulfobacteraceae bacterium includes the following:
- a CDS encoding VOC family protein — MQLRIDHVALAVRDYAAAKAFFERVFGVLPGAGAPDQRLGFSWRVFSLGDLSRLEILAPLGAESFLKEFLRTRAGGLHHITLQTDDIHAARAHLDRCGVPYFGFSDEDPDWQELFIHPRDAFGVLIQVAAFEPDAFLGPEAKLPRGKRWSLTLTATGCRLEVAHPGGGSVALELDPAEIDALIADLQRHRNGG, encoded by the coding sequence ATGCAGCTGCGAATCGACCACGTTGCCCTGGCCGTTCGGGACTATGCCGCGGCCAAAGCGTTTTTTGAACGAGTGTTCGGCGTCCTCCCGGGCGCCGGCGCACCCGACCAACGCCTGGGCTTCAGCTGGCGGGTGTTTTCTCTGGGGGATCTCTCCCGCCTGGAAATCCTCGCCCCGCTGGGGGCCGAAAGTTTTCTGAAAGAATTTTTGCGGACGCGCGCAGGCGGCCTTCACCACATCACCCTGCAGACCGACGACATCCATGCCGCGCGGGCCCACCTGGACCGCTGCGGCGTGCCCTATTTCGGATTCAGCGATGAAGACCCCGACTGGCAGGAGCTCTTTATCCACCCACGGGATGCTTTCGGGGTGCTGATCCAGGTGGCGGCGTTTGAACCCGATGCTTTTCTCGGGCCCGAGGCCAAACTCCCCCGGGGGAAACGGTGGTCTCTGACCCTCACCGCCACCGGCTGCCGCCTGGAGGTGGCCCATCCCGGCGGCGGCAGCGTCGCACTGGAACTCGACCCGGCGGAAATCGACGCACTGATCGCGGACCTGCAGCGGCACCGCAACGGGGGATGA
- a CDS encoding DNA photolyase, with amino-acid sequence MPISQLFIDAAVAGHPLVGRIQRHLGIPARTVSDPGPVFGQVAAAADPVQAAKEVLLLTRNRGPFIRKCPGTRCYTCCGYQILHVATFCVMDCSYCILQSYFHPPLLQFFLNHDDMLRELAQTFARPGISRIGTGEFTDSLIWEPWTGLSQGLVMRFAGQNRAVLELKTKTAAISDLLQLPHNKKSILAWSVNTPRVIATEERRTASLKARLQAAARAAAHGYPVAFHFDPMVIYAGCEAEYQTVVAEIFAHVASHHIVWISIGTFRFMPELKPILRQRFPDSRILTGEFIPGLDGKLRYFKPLRIRLYQAVIRAIREAAPDVCVYFCMEDDEVWQQSLGFVPAARGGLPRMLDRSAVSHCELDAGLLS; translated from the coding sequence TTGCCCATTTCCCAACTCTTCATCGACGCTGCGGTCGCCGGCCACCCCCTGGTCGGGCGCATCCAGCGCCACCTGGGGATTCCCGCCCGCACGGTGAGCGACCCCGGACCGGTTTTCGGGCAGGTGGCCGCCGCCGCCGATCCGGTTCAGGCCGCCAAAGAGGTGCTCCTGCTGACCCGCAACCGCGGGCCGTTCATACGCAAATGCCCCGGCACGCGCTGCTATACCTGCTGCGGCTACCAAATTCTGCACGTCGCCACCTTTTGTGTGATGGACTGTTCGTATTGCATTCTGCAATCCTATTTTCACCCGCCGCTGTTGCAGTTTTTCCTCAACCACGACGACATGCTGCGGGAATTGGCGCAGACCTTCGCACGACCCGGCATCAGCCGGATCGGCACCGGCGAGTTCACCGACAGCCTGATCTGGGAGCCCTGGACGGGCCTCTCCCAGGGCCTGGTGATGCGGTTTGCCGGCCAGAACCGTGCCGTTTTGGAACTGAAAACCAAAACCGCGGCCATCTCCGATCTGCTTCAGCTGCCGCACAACAAAAAAAGCATCCTCGCCTGGTCGGTCAACACGCCGCGGGTGATCGCCACCGAAGAGCGCCGCACAGCCAGCCTCAAGGCCCGGCTGCAGGCGGCCGCCCGGGCGGCGGCGCACGGCTACCCCGTTGCCTTCCATTTCGATCCGATGGTGATCTATGCGGGCTGTGAAGCTGAGTACCAGACCGTGGTGGCGGAGATTTTTGCCCATGTCGCCAGTCACCACATCGTCTGGATCAGCATCGGCACGTTCCGCTTCATGCCGGAGCTGAAACCCATCTTGCGCCAGCGCTTCCCCGATTCGCGCATTCTGACCGGCGAATTCATCCCCGGCCTGGACGGCAAGCTGCGCTACTTCAAACCGCTGCGGATTCGCCTCTACCAGGCTGTGATCCGGGCCATCCGCGAGGCCGCACCCGACGTGTGCGTTTATTTCTGCATGGAAGACGACGAGGTCTGGCAGCAGAGTTTGGGGTTTGTGCCGGCGGCCCGCGGCGGCCTTCCGCGGATGCTGGACCGCAGCGCCGTTTCGCACTGTGAGCTGGATGCCGGCCTGCTTTCCTGA
- a CDS encoding GNAT family N-acetyltransferase, protein MTDMLVKLYDLPPLAPVAAELSEDGMALRRPLACEKHLVTVWFANLFGAGWAGECETAFSRLPVACFIASCKGRILGAACYDCTCRNFFGPIGVAPAWRGRRIGGGLLLSCLHAMAADGYAYAIIGGAGPQAFFARWVGAVPINGSTPGIYPEPLTPGPKNHPA, encoded by the coding sequence ATGACCGACATGCTGGTCAAACTCTATGACCTGCCCCCGCTGGCGCCCGTTGCGGCTGAACTGTCGGAAGATGGGATGGCGCTGCGCAGGCCGCTGGCTTGCGAGAAACACCTTGTAACCGTTTGGTTCGCAAACCTCTTTGGCGCCGGCTGGGCCGGCGAGTGCGAGACGGCATTCAGTCGGCTGCCGGTGGCGTGTTTTATCGCCTCCTGCAAGGGCCGTATCCTGGGCGCCGCCTGTTACGACTGCACCTGCCGCAATTTTTTCGGTCCCATCGGGGTGGCCCCCGCCTGGCGCGGCCGCCGGATCGGCGGCGGCCTGCTCCTGAGCTGTCTGCACGCCATGGCCGCCGACGGCTACGCCTATGCCATTATCGGGGGCGCCGGGCCCCAGGCCTTTTTCGCCCGCTGGGTGGGCGCGGTCCCCATCAACGGCTCAACCCCGGGGATTTACCCCGAGCCGCTGACACCGGGCCCTAAGAATCATCCGGCTTGA
- a CDS encoding AI-2E family transporter — protein sequence MASFHLSDPLLRRLLYALAVMAVIAFGFYTFSLLKTVLAVAAEVLAPFLAGLLMAYILAPAVVALQKRLGLGRIMGTLVLFLLVASAAGLLLGILIPAVATELIALFKLLKTTLPDLLKRLSQRAPFQVDDVLVRSIQNYILSLEISFEKLAGLLLPGLKTMATEGFETVGQATRGLFSGIGSVVGFFSFVIFVGIINFYLIVDWEKIGPLIRKMVPPHRRERFFEVLQKIDLAMGGFLRGQLTVSALVGSMFAAGLFGISLMGFPALRNYCLLIGTAAAIGGFIPYLGPIIGLTPAVLILLLTMGVDWSTKLLTLALLLALFSLIQAIEGFVLQPRIVGKGAGLHPLVVLFALILGAQFGIGGMIAAVPLASVVRVLILEFYWLPVERREAMLATEAAGNRDVPATRSKEV from the coding sequence ATGGCCTCTTTTCACTTATCCGATCCGTTGTTGCGCCGCCTGCTTTACGCCCTTGCCGTCATGGCGGTGATCGCTTTCGGTTTCTACACTTTCAGCCTTCTCAAGACTGTTTTGGCGGTGGCCGCCGAGGTGCTGGCGCCGTTTCTGGCCGGCCTGCTCATGGCCTATATCCTGGCGCCGGCGGTGGTTGCCCTCCAGAAACGCCTGGGCCTGGGCAGAATCATGGGGACGCTGGTCCTTTTTCTGCTGGTGGCCTCAGCCGCGGGTCTGCTGCTGGGAATCCTGATCCCGGCGGTTGCCACAGAACTGATCGCCCTGTTCAAGCTCTTGAAAACGACCCTGCCGGATCTGCTCAAGAGGCTCTCCCAGCGGGCGCCCTTCCAGGTCGATGATGTGCTGGTGCGATCGATCCAAAACTATATTCTCTCCCTTGAAATCAGCTTTGAAAAACTTGCGGGTCTGTTGCTGCCGGGGCTCAAAACGATGGCCACTGAGGGCTTTGAAACCGTCGGCCAGGCCACCCGGGGGCTTTTCAGCGGAATCGGCTCGGTGGTCGGATTCTTCTCTTTCGTGATTTTCGTGGGCATCATCAACTTTTATCTGATCGTGGATTGGGAAAAGATCGGCCCGCTGATCCGCAAAATGGTCCCACCCCACCGCCGGGAGCGTTTTTTCGAGGTCCTTCAAAAGATCGACCTGGCCATGGGGGGGTTTTTGCGGGGTCAGCTGACCGTCTCGGCCCTGGTGGGTTCCATGTTCGCCGCAGGTCTTTTCGGGATAAGCCTGATGGGGTTTCCGGCCCTGCGCAACTACTGCCTCCTGATCGGCACCGCCGCGGCCATCGGGGGCTTCATCCCCTATCTCGGACCCATCATCGGGTTGACTCCGGCCGTGCTGATCCTGCTGCTGACCATGGGCGTCGACTGGAGCACCAAACTGTTGACCTTGGCGTTGCTGCTGGCGCTCTTCTCCCTGATCCAGGCCATCGAAGGCTTTGTCCTGCAACCGCGGATCGTCGGCAAGGGCGCCGGCCTGCATCCCCTGGTGGTGTTGTTCGCCCTGATACTCGGTGCGCAGTTTGGCATCGGGGGGATGATTGCGGCCGTCCCCCTGGCCAGCGTTGTGCGGGTCTTGATCCTGGAATTCTACTGGCTGCCGGTGGAGCGGCGGGAGGCCATGCTGGCAACCGAAGCGGCCGGGAACCGGGATGTGCCCGCCACCCGGTCAAAGGAGGTGTAA
- a CDS encoding cytidylate kinase-like family protein, with protein sequence MAVITISRQFGAGGITLGQRLAKKLGYDFIYEEIIEKVAEKAAVSKDWVNSLVKDGGGSLSNFMAGFVPSKLIDHIFDTQRQYMDEKAYIKLLYQIVPQIAQRDNLVIVGRGGQFILKDYPDTHHVLLIADLAYRIDFMKRRYQLSEEAARKAVTKEDLRRRKLLRLFNAVDYNRPEHYDLVLNMSKIDMDLAEALVCDLLVP encoded by the coding sequence ATGGCGGTCATCACCATCTCTCGGCAGTTTGGTGCCGGCGGTATCACCTTGGGCCAACGACTGGCCAAAAAGCTGGGTTACGACTTCATTTACGAGGAGATCATCGAAAAGGTGGCCGAAAAGGCTGCGGTTTCCAAGGATTGGGTCAATTCCCTGGTCAAGGACGGCGGCGGCAGCCTGTCCAATTTCATGGCCGGATTCGTGCCGTCGAAGCTGATCGACCATATTTTCGACACCCAACGGCAGTACATGGATGAAAAGGCCTACATCAAGCTCCTCTACCAGATCGTCCCTCAGATTGCCCAGCGCGACAACCTGGTGATCGTCGGCCGGGGCGGCCAATTCATTCTCAAGGATTATCCCGACACGCACCATGTGCTGCTGATCGCCGACCTGGCCTACCGGATCGACTTCATGAAGCGCCGCTACCAGCTCTCCGAGGAAGCCGCCCGGAAAGCGGTCACCAAGGAGGACCTCCGTCGCCGCAAGCTCTTGCGGCTCTTTAACGCGGTGGATTACAATCGCCCCGAGCACTACGATCTGGTGCTGAACATGAGTAAAATCGACATGGACCTCGCCGAGGCCCTGGTCTGCGATCTGCTGGTGCCCTGA
- the fusA gene encoding elongation factor G codes for MSEMADKLRNVALVGHSGSGKTSLAEVLLFNSGVINRLGRVEDGNTAMDFEPEELKRGSSISSGFHSFLWKKRSVCLIDTPGDMNFFTDTKFCLQGADAALVVIDAVDGVKVQGEQAWELARQFGMPVAIFVNKLDRERADFARALEDAHKSFEDPKPIVIQLPIGSEADFRGVVDLIGMKAYLYDDQGKATAADIPAEMQDQVETEREALIENVAEADDELIERYLEGETISDDEIRAALHKGLISRTFSPVLCGSATRCMGIDLLLDFIAASMPSPLARGPRKGLDPVSGESVERAPEPDAPFSGFVFKTIADPYAGRLSIFRVVSGKLSGDGTLYNATKECRERYNQLLTIAGKEQKPIGEACPGAIVAFAKLKETTTGDTLCDESAKIQFECVKPLPTLISFALVPKSKGDEDKIFSSLTKLLEEDPGLKVERNAETSEILLSGMGQVHIEATIEKLKRKYNVEVNLNTPRIPYRETIKKKVRVQGRHKKQTGGHGQFGDCWIQMEPLPRGEGFQFVDAIVGGAIPKTYIPAVEKGVQESARRGVLAGFPCVDFKVTLDDGSFHAVDSSEMAFKIAGSLAFKKAAEEAKPVLLEPIMSVTITTPDEFMGDIMGDLNGRRGRVLGMDSEGKYQVIKAQVPMAEFLTYAPDLNSMTGGRGLYTMEFSHYDEMPAQLAEKVIEAALKEKG; via the coding sequence ATGAGTGAAATGGCGGACAAACTGAGAAACGTTGCCCTTGTGGGCCATAGCGGTTCCGGAAAAACCTCGCTTGCCGAAGTGCTGCTTTTCAACAGCGGGGTCATCAACCGCCTGGGACGGGTGGAAGACGGCAATACCGCCATGGACTTCGAACCCGAAGAGTTGAAGCGCGGTTCGAGCATCAGCAGCGGGTTCCATTCATTCCTCTGGAAAAAGCGCTCCGTGTGCCTGATCGACACGCCGGGCGACATGAATTTCTTCACCGACACCAAGTTTTGTCTCCAGGGGGCGGACGCCGCCCTGGTGGTGATCGACGCTGTCGACGGGGTCAAGGTCCAGGGCGAGCAGGCCTGGGAACTGGCGCGCCAGTTCGGCATGCCGGTGGCGATTTTCGTCAACAAGCTCGACCGGGAGCGCGCCGATTTCGCCCGAGCGCTGGAGGACGCCCACAAAAGCTTCGAAGACCCCAAACCCATCGTCATCCAACTGCCCATCGGCTCCGAGGCCGATTTTCGTGGGGTGGTGGACCTCATCGGCATGAAGGCCTATCTCTATGACGATCAGGGCAAGGCCACGGCGGCCGACATACCCGCCGAAATGCAGGATCAGGTGGAAACCGAACGCGAGGCCCTGATCGAAAACGTCGCCGAGGCCGACGACGAACTGATCGAACGCTACCTCGAGGGTGAAACCATCTCCGATGATGAGATCCGCGCGGCTCTCCACAAGGGTCTGATCAGCCGCACCTTCAGCCCGGTGCTCTGCGGCTCCGCCACCCGCTGCATGGGAATCGACCTGTTGCTGGATTTCATCGCCGCCAGCATGCCCTCCCCTCTCGCCCGCGGCCCCCGCAAGGGCCTGGATCCCGTAAGCGGTGAAAGCGTGGAGCGCGCACCGGAGCCGGATGCGCCCTTTTCGGGGTTCGTCTTCAAAACCATCGCCGACCCCTATGCCGGGCGCCTGTCGATCTTTCGGGTGGTTTCCGGCAAGCTCTCGGGCGACGGGACCCTGTATAACGCCACCAAGGAGTGCCGTGAGCGCTACAACCAGCTGCTGACCATCGCCGGCAAAGAACAGAAGCCCATCGGCGAGGCGTGCCCCGGGGCCATCGTCGCCTTTGCCAAGCTCAAGGAAACCACCACCGGCGACACCCTCTGCGACGAAAGCGCCAAGATCCAGTTTGAATGCGTCAAGCCCCTGCCCACCCTGATCTCCTTTGCGCTGGTGCCCAAATCCAAGGGGGATGAGGACAAGATTTTCAGCTCCCTGACCAAACTCCTGGAAGAAGACCCCGGCCTCAAGGTCGAACGCAATGCCGAGACCAGCGAGATCCTGCTCTCCGGTATGGGGCAGGTGCACATCGAGGCCACCATCGAAAAATTGAAACGCAAGTACAACGTGGAGGTCAACCTCAACACCCCCAGAATCCCCTACCGCGAAACCATCAAGAAAAAGGTGCGGGTGCAGGGCCGCCACAAAAAGCAAACCGGCGGCCACGGTCAGTTCGGCGACTGCTGGATCCAGATGGAGCCCCTGCCCCGCGGCGAAGGGTTCCAGTTCGTGGACGCCATCGTCGGCGGCGCGATACCCAAAACCTATATCCCCGCCGTTGAAAAAGGCGTTCAGGAGTCGGCCCGCAGGGGGGTTTTGGCGGGGTTTCCGTGCGTGGACTTCAAAGTGACCCTGGACGACGGGTCCTTCCACGCGGTGGACTCCTCCGAGATGGCCTTCAAGATCGCCGGCTCTCTGGCCTTCAAGAAAGCCGCCGAGGAAGCCAAGCCCGTCTTGCTGGAACCCATCATGAGCGTGACCATCACGACCCCCGACGAATTCATGGGGGACATCATGGGGGACCTCAACGGGCGGCGCGGACGGGTGCTGGGCATGGACAGCGAGGGCAAATATCAGGTCATCAAGGCCCAGGTTCCCATGGCGGAGTTTCTCACCTACGCCCCCGATTTGAACTCCATGACCGGCGGCCGGGGCCTCTACACCATGGAATTCTCGCACTACGACGAGATGCCGGCGCAACTTGCCGAAAAGGTCATCGAGGCGGCCCTCAAGGAAAAGGGTTAA
- a CDS encoding thermonuclease family protein: MPACFPERLRACSRGLLGLLCALVLLVPAAGAAAAGAWERVRQVNDGDTVVLESGTRVRYIGIDAPEIGGAREPSEPFAQAARRFNRRLVLHQKVRLEYDRERQDRYNRHLAYVFLEDGIMVNEALLHAGLAFCLYRSPNDRYRQRLLEAQREALQAGRGIWRVLPEKTGQPYVGNSRSRRFHRPGCPSGEATGRGHRVLFDSLREAFWEGFAPGRCCFPHGLAP; encoded by the coding sequence ATGCCGGCCTGCTTTCCTGAGCGCCTGCGGGCTTGCTCCCGGGGGCTTCTCGGCCTGCTGTGCGCACTGGTGCTTCTCGTGCCGGCCGCCGGTGCTGCGGCCGCCGGCGCCTGGGAACGGGTGCGGCAGGTCAACGACGGCGATACGGTGGTGCTGGAGAGCGGGACCCGGGTGCGCTACATCGGAATCGACGCCCCGGAAATCGGCGGCGCCCGCGAGCCCTCGGAGCCTTTTGCCCAGGCGGCGCGCAGGTTCAATCGGCGACTCGTCCTGCACCAGAAAGTGCGCCTGGAGTATGACCGTGAGCGGCAGGACCGCTACAACCGTCACCTGGCCTACGTTTTTTTGGAGGACGGAATCATGGTCAACGAGGCCCTGCTGCATGCGGGCCTCGCATTCTGCCTTTACCGAAGCCCCAACGACCGCTACCGGCAGCGCCTGCTGGAGGCCCAGCGGGAGGCGCTGCAGGCCGGCCGCGGCATCTGGCGGGTCTTGCCGGAGAAAACGGGGCAGCCCTATGTGGGCAACAGCCGCTCCCGCCGCTTCCACCGCCCCGGCTGCCCCTCCGGCGAAGCCACCGGGCGCGGCCACCGCGTGCTGTTCGATTCGCTGCGGGAGGCGTTCTGGGAAGGGTTCGCGCCGGGGCGCTGCTGCTTTCCGCACGGGCTGGCACCCTGA